GGCACCATCGAGGCCGCCGAGGTCCGCGAGGGCGACGCGTCGCCGGACGGGCACGGCACGCTCGTCGCCGCGCGCGGCATCGAGATCGGGCACATCTTCCAGCTCGGCCGCAAGTACACCGACGCCTTCGAGGTCGACGCGCTCGGCCCGGACTCCAAGCCGGTCCGGATCACCATGGGCTCCTACGGCGTCGGCGTCTCCCGCCTGGTCGCCGTGCTCGCCGAGCAGAACCACGACGAGCAGGGTCTCGTGTGGCCGCGCGAGGTGTCGCCGTTCGACGTGCACGTGGTCATCGCGGGCAAGGACGAGACGGTGCGCGAGGGCGCGGAGAAGCTCGCCGCCGAACTCGACGCCGCCGGTCTCGAAATCATCCTCGACGACCGCAAGGCCACCCCGGGCGTGAAGTTCGCCGACGCGGAGCTGGTCGGCGTCCCGACGATCCTCGTCGTCGGCCGCGGCCTCGCGAACGGGCTGGTCGAGGTCAAGGACCGGCGCACCGGCGAACGCGAGGAAATCGCCGTCGATTCGGTGGTCGACCACCTCGCGAAGCTCGTCCGCGGCTGAAGCCGGTGGGCTGGTTCGGCCGCAAACGCCGCGACGACGGCGGGTACCAGGACAACGCCGCGCTGAGCGGCTTCGGCGGGTACCAGCCGTCCGACGCGCCGAAGTTCCCGAGCGCCGGGTACGGGAAAACCGACCCGGCGCCGGGACCGGCCGAACCAGCCCAGCAACCGTCTGAACCGGACCCGCCGCGGCAGTCCCGCACCCCGGCCCAGCCGCCGCGGGGAACGCCCCGCAAGGTCAACCTCCGCCTGGTCAAGGCGGTCCCGATCGTCATCCTGATCGGGGTGTTCGGCTACAACGTCTTCTCCGCCAAGAGCCACCGTTCCGCCAGCACGGACGACACCCCGCGCGCCCCGTACACCTACCAGCCGGAACCCCGCGTCGTCGTGCCGCCGGTGGTCCCGGGATGGCAGTCCGTGGCAGGCAAAGACGGCAGTTACGCGTACGACGTGCCGCCGTCCTGGGAGCCCGCGCCGACCACGCTGCACGGCTGGGACGCGGCCGCCGGATCGCCCGGTATCAACCTCTCCACCAGCGCGTTCCTCGGTCAGCACACCTGCAAGGAAGACCCGGTCGGCCAGATCGGCGGCGCCGGCTTCACCACCGAGAAGACCGGCGACGCCGCCGAAGCCGCTCGCAAGGCCGTCACGGATCTGGGCATCAGCGCGTACACCGGCGAAGGCGCTCCGCCCGCGAAGGTGACGCCTGGTGCGCCGGAGAAGACCGAAGTCAAGAACGACAGCCGGGCGGGCACGCTGGTAATCGCCGAGGTGACCCCGAGCAACGCCCCGTGCCAGCCGAAGAGCGTGCTGGTTGGGGCGCTCGCGCTCGGCGCGGGCGAGAAGTCAGCCGTGCTGGTCGCGTACTCCGAACAAGGCCGCCCGGGATCCGCGTCCCGGGACGACCTCGTCCGGATTCTGCACAGTTACCGCGCCGTCCCGGCCGCGGACCGGTCCACGACCACGCCGCCGCCGACCACGCGCTGACGTCGCAGCGCCAGCTTCGCGAAGTCCATCAGGCCGGCGTTCGGCAGGTACGCGCGGCTGAGCGCGATCCCGATCCGCGGCAGATCGGCTTCGTCGCGGTAAGCGAGGTACAGCGGCTCGTGCCGCGGCTGGAACTTCGCCTTGAACGCGTGCAGGGAACGGAATCCGTAGTACGGCTCCATCATCGAACCCAGTGCGTCCAGCATCCGGTCGACCATCTGCCGCGGAGTGCTGTCGTTGCTGCGGACCAGCGGCGCGCCCGAGAGCGACACGAACTTCGCGCCTTCCTCGCGGAACGCCAGGCAGGTCGAGGCGATCAGGAACTCCATCACCGGCCGGAATCCGCCCGCGCGACGGCGCATCACGTCGAGCGTCCAGCCGCCGACCTCGCCGGCCCCGGTGTGCACCGGCAGCCACGACGTCACGCCGTGCACCGTGCCGTCCGCGTCGACCGCGAGCCCGACCCGCGTCGCCGGGTCCATCGCCTGGTCCACGCCGCCGAGCGTGAAGCCCATTTCCGGCAGGCCCTTGTCGCAGATCCACTCCTCGGACAGCGCGCGCACCTGTTCCCGGATCGACCACGGCTGTTCGGCCAGCCGCACCAGCCGGAACTCGATCCCGTCCTTCTTCGCGCGGTTCAGCGCGGTCCGCACGTCCTGCCACGCCTTGCCGCGGAATTCGAGGTTTTCCAAGTCCACCAACGTGTCCTCGGCGACCTGCACGTGCTGCCAGCCCAGTTCCTTGGTCTGCGCGACGGTTCCCGCGGTCGCGGAGAACACGCACGGCACGAGCCCGGTGTTCTCGCACATCGCGGCGAATTCCCGCAGCGTGCGGTCGCTCGTCCCGTCCGGCGCGACCGGGTCGCCGAGTGCGACCGCGACGCCCGCGTGCCGCTGATACGCCAGGTACGACGCACCGTCCGAGGCGACGAAGTAGGTGTTCTGCGGCCAGGTCGTCATCCACGAGATGGTGCTGCCGCCGTTGCGGCCCAGCAGAAGCCGGGCGAAGGCCGGGTCCGGCCCGCCGCGGAACAGCTTGCGCCGCCTGCGCCGCGAGGGCACGCGGAACGCGCGCCGCGCGGAGATCAGCAGCACGAGTTCGACTGTCCACAAGAGATTGTCCACGATGAACAGCGGCGGGCTGCTGAGGTCGTAGTCCTCGCGGATGAGCTGCGTGATCGCGACCAGTCCGGCCAGCACCGCCATCTGCGACGCGGCGAGCACGCACAGCGCGATCGCGCACCGCCAGGCGAACCGCGAACCGCGGCGCAGCCCGTTGAGGATCGGCACCGCCACGATGCACAGCGGGAGAAGTTCGTTGCCGGACAACGAGATCGAGTCGGACGAGCCGAACGGGCCGTCGCCGGGGACCAGCCACATCACCACTTCGGCGACGACCAGCAGCACCAGCCCGGCCGAAGCGAGCAGCCGCCATTCGCGCAGCGACGGCTTGTTCGCGTTGCGCGCGGCCGGCCCGGCGAGCCGCCGGCCCAGCGGCAGCGCGAGAACGAGCGCGAAGAAGTGCACGAGATCGGCGAGCGTGCCGACGTAGACGATCGCGACCCCGGCGTACACGCAGAGCCCGGCCCGCAGGCGCAGCCGCCACGGCGTGCGCAGGGTCGCGCTGGTGATGGCGATCGCGGCGAGCGCGCCGCCGGAGAAGCCGACGTCGAGCGTGCCGGCGATCCGGTCGGCCCAGGCCCACCCGGAATTGCGGGAAAGTTCGAGGAATTGCACCGCGACGACCGTCGACACCAATTGCCCGCCGATGGTCACCGCCATCGCGCGCCGGGTGCCGAGGTGCCATTCGGCGAATCCGGCCATCAGCGCGAAACTGCCCGCCATCGGCAGGTAGAACCACGGGCGCAGGGCGTAGAAGGGGCCGGTGAACAGCGTCCACCAGCGGCCGTGCTCGAGCGAAGGAAGGCCGTAGGCGTAATAGTGGAAAGCGTGCTGGTGCTCGGCGGCGTGCCAGAGCGAACCGGTCGCGACCCCCACGATCAAAATGGCGAGCACGACAGTCGTCGTGAACGGAAGCCGGTTCCACACCACCGCCAGCCGCCCGCGTGCCTCTCCGGCCGTGAGGCCGGTTCCCCCCTGTGCGATCGTCATGGGGAAAGTTTGGCGCGGCGATCTTAAGCGGTCATCGGCCGTCGGACCTACTTCTCCCCCTAAGGGACTGCTACCCCAGGGGGACCCGACCCTGGCCCCAAGACTGACCCTCGGCCCCGGTCAGCGCTCTGACCAGGGAAGATGCGCTGGCATTCGGCCAATATGCGGCGTATCCGACCCGGAACAGGGGTTGACGCCAGAACTGCCCGAACGAGTGATCCCGGTCGCTCGCTCAGGGCAGTCCGAGCACCGCGGCGCGGACCGCGGAAAGATCGGCGAGGTCGGGCAAAACCAGGTGCGCGCCCGCGTCCGTCAATTGTTCGGCGGAAAACCGGCCGGTAGCAACGCCGATCGCGACCGCGCCGTACGCGAGCGCCGCCTCGATGTCGTGTGGCGTATCCCCGAGAATCACTACGGATTCGGCAGGAAATTTCGTGCCATGCTTCGTTTCCGCGGCTTTGACGGCGTACGGAACGAGATCCGCGCGATGCGGCGAAAGCGAGCCGTAGCCGCCGATCTCCAGATCGAGATGTTCGTCGAGTCCGAGCGCGGCGAGCTTGTGCAGCGAGATCTCCGGCAGGTTTCCGGTGATGAGGCTTTGCACGACGCCCTCGCGGCCGGCGAAGTCGGCGAGCACGGCCGCCGCGCCGTCGAGCGCCCGGCCTTCCGCGGGCAGCGTTTCCCGGGCGCGTTCGACGGCCGCGATCAGCTCCCGCCACATCCGCTGGATGGTTTCCTCGTCCGGTTCGATCCCGTGCAGGGCGAGCACGTCGGCGGTGATCGCGCGTTCGGTCCGGCCGCCGAAGTCCGGATGCGTGCGGAACTCCGCGCCGGTCGCCGCGGCGAGCGCGGCCCCGTACCAGCCGATGCCCAGCCCGGTGTAGTCGACGAGCGTGTGGTCGATGTCCCAGAGCACCAGCCGGTGCGAGCGAATGGCGGTCACGTCCGCGATGCTACGGCGGGATCAGCCGGTGAGGTAGCTGAAGCGGACCCGGCGGACGGGGTTGTCGACGTTCGTGTCCACCAGGCACACCGACTGCCAGGTACCGAGCAGCAGCACGCCGCCGAGCACCGGCACCGTCGCGTACGGCGGGAGGAACGCCGGGAGCACGTGGTCGCGGCCATGCCCGCCGGTGCCGTGCTGGTGGCGCCAGCGGTGGTCGCGGGGGAGCAGGTCGTCGAGCGCGGCGAGGAGGTCGTCGTCGCTGCCCGCGCCGGTTTCCAGCACCGCGAGCCCGGCCGTCGCGTGGGGCACCCACACGTGCAGCAGGCCGTCGGTGGCGTCGGCGTCGCGCAGGAACTTCTCGGCCTCCCGGGTCAGGTTGTGCACGACCGCGGCGTCGCCGGTGTGCACCTCGATCTCGGTGGAGTACATGCCGTCAGGGTAGGCGTCAGGAATCGAGATAGCGGAGCACGGCGAGGACGCGCCGGTTGTGCCCGTCCGACGGCGGCAGGCCGAGCTTGCCGAAAATGCTCGTCACGTACTTCTCGACCGAGCCCGCGGACAGGAACGCCTCCGCCGCGATCGCCGAGTTCGACCGGCCCTGCGCCATCAGCCCGAGGATCTCGCGTTCGCGCGGCGTCAGCTCGGCGAGCGGGCCGGCGTGGCCGGTGGTCGCGAACAGCTGGCGGACGACTTCCGGATCCAGCACCGTCTCCCCGGCGGCGACGCGTTCCAGCGCGGTAAGGAAGTCCGACACCTCGGCGACGCGGTCCTTCAGCAGGTAACCGACCGCGCCTGCTTCCCCGGCGAGGAGCTGCTTGGCGTAGTTGGTTTCGACGTATTGCGAGAAGACCAGAATCGCGCAGCCGGGTCGTTCGGCGCGCAGGTCTATCGCCGCGCGGAGGCCTTCGTCGGTGTGGGTCGGCGGCATCCGGATGTCCACAATGGACACGTCGGGCCGGTGCTCGCGGACGGCGGCGCGGAGGTCGTCGGCGTTCTTCACCGCCGCGACGACCTCGTGGCCGCGCAGGCCCAGCAGTTCGGCCAGGCCCTGGCGCAGGATGGCCGAGTCTTCCGCGATCACGATCCGCACGGTTTCCCCCTCATTTTCCCGAGTCTAGCGAGGCAGCGGGAGGGTCGCGGTGACGACGGTCGGGCCGCCGGCCGGACTCGACACGGTCAGTTCGCCGTCGGCCGGGCGGAGTCGTTCGGCGATCCCGGAGAGCCCGCCGCCGGGGATGATCGCGGCGCCGCCTTGGCCGTGGTCGACGACGGTGAGCCGCAGGGTGTCTTCGCGGTCTTCGACCAGGACTGTGCAGCGTCCGGCACCGTGTTTGGACGCGTTGGTCATGAGTTCGGCGGCGGCGAAGTACACGATGGTTTCCAGTGACGGGGGCGGGCGGCGGCTCAGCTCCACGGTGACTGTCGCGGAGAAATCGGCGGAACTGGCCAATGTGGACAGTGCGAGGCTCAGGCCTTTGTCCAGTGCCGCGGGGTGGATGCCGCGGGCCAGGTCGCGCAGTTCGGTGAGGGCTTGTTTGGCGTTGCTGTGGGCGGCGTCGACCAGGGTGCGGAGCTGGTCCAGGTTGACGGTGTCAGTGGCCAGTTCTTCCTTGGCCAGGCCCAGTTTCATGGCCATGGCGACCAATTGGGCTTGAGCGCCGTCGTGGAGGTCGCGTTCGATGCGGCGCAGTTGTTCGGCTGCTTCGTCGAGGGCGGTGGCGCGGGTTTCCTCGAGGAAGCGGACTCGTTCGCGGAGGTCGGGGTCGGCTGCGAGGGTGCGGAGGAGGAAGCGGTCCGCGTTGGCGATCTGGTGCACGACGGCGGGCCAGGCGGTCAGGATCAGGACGCCGGTGAGGCACCAGCCCAGGGTGCCGATCCAGGTCGGGCTCTGGATGTTGAAGACCGGCAGGCCGTGGTCGCGCCGGGCGGCGAGGAGCCAGGTGAGCGGGTAGGTGAAGGAGGCCAGGCCGTAGAAGCCGAGTGCGCCGGCGCCGAGGAAGGCGACCAGGCCGAAGGGGAGGCGGAGCAGGAGGTAGGCGACTGAGCGCCAGGCCGCGCGGTCGCCGAGGCGGGCGGTCAGCCAGTTCCAGAGGCCGGGTTTCAGCTCGGTTCTCGGCGGGGGCGGCAGGGCGAGGGCGAGGAATTTCGCGGCCAGGCGGCGGTGGATGCTTCCGGCGAGCCTCGCTCCGCGGAGGACGGCGATGAGGAGGCCGATGCCGAAGAGGACCGGGGTGAGGGCCAGGCCCAGGGCGGTTCCGACGAGGAGGAGGACCAGGGAGAGGAGGGGGAGGAGGCCGGTGGTCGCCAGCCAGGCGGTTTCGGAGAGGGCTTGGCGCGGGGTGGGAGGCCAGAGGGTTCTGGGGGTCATGGGGTGACCTGGGGGGTGTTGCTGGGTGGGGGGCTTGGGCGGGTCACCTGGTCGAGTTTGCCGTCGGGGCGGGGTGGGGGGTAGCCGGGTGGCTGGGGTGGTGGTGTGGGGGATAGCCCTACCTCGTCGCCCTGGGGGGCGACATTGCCGTCGTCTTTGGTTGCGTGGGGCACCCCGAATTTTGATTGTGCTGACGGTTCGGGGGTGCTTGTCAAGGCGGGAAAGATGCCTTGACAAGCACCCCCGAACCGCAGGGCGGCTTTGTATCGGGGTTGGGGGAGGGGTGGGTGCCCCCGGGGGTTGGGTGTGGCGGCTGCGGTTTTTTCGCGGGTTGGGTGGTGCGTTGTTTGGGTGCGGCGGTGGCGGTTGTTGCGCGGCTTGGGTGCGTGGGGGCTTGGGGGTTGCGGCGTGCGGTTAGCGCCCCAATGTGGCATTGGGTGCGTGGGATGCACCCAATGTGGCGTTGGGTGCGTGGGATGCACCCAATGTGGCGTTGGGTGCGTGGGATGCACCCAATGTGGCGTTGGGTGCGTGGGATGCACCCAATGTGGCGTTGGGTGCGTGGGATGCACCCAATGTGGCGTTGGGTGCGTGGGATGCACCCAATGTGGCGTTGGGTGCGTGGGACGCAACCAATGTGGCATTGGGGGCGTGGGCGTTGCTGCGGTGGGACGGGCGTGAGGGGAACCCTGAGGGACTCAGAGTCCCGTAGGGTTCCCCTCACGGACTAGCCGGGCTGGCGACGCGTCAGTCTGTCTCGTTGCTGGGGTCCAGGCGGGCGTCGTCTTCTTTGGCGCGTTGGGCTGCTTCGCGCATTTCGATCATGTCCGTGAACCAGTCGCCCGTTTCGCGGGCTATGTCGCGGACCGCGCCGGTGATTATCGTGGCGATGTTGCCGATGTGGGTGGCTGCTGACTCCGTCAGCTCCTGCACGGTGTCCTTGCCACTTTCGAATGGGCCGACCATGGGCTTCCTCAGGCTGCTCGGAGTTGCCGTTCCGGGTCCACGGTAGCGGTCGGGGCCGGTTTTCCGGGGAGGGCCAGCCGCACGATTTTCTTCGCTACCGACCACAGTTGCTTGCGCAACGGGCCCGTGTTGTATGGCAGGCCGTAGCGTTCGCAGATTTCCCGCACCTCGTCCGCGATCTGCGGGTAGCGGCGGGCGGGCAGGTCCGGGAACAGGTGGTGTTCGATCTGGTGCGACAGGTTCCCCGACAAAATATGGAACAGCGGGCCGCCGGTGATGTTCGCCGAGCCCAGGATCTGGCGCAGGTACCACTGGCCGCGCGATTCGTTCTCGGTCTCTTCCTCGGTGAAGCTTTCGACGTCCGCCGGGAAGTGGCCGCAGAAGATGATCGAGAACGCCCACAGGTTGCGGACCAGGTTGGCGCTCGCGTTGCCCAGGAACGTCAGCGGCGCGAGCGGGCCGGTGAGCAGCGGGAACAGGACATAGTCCTTGCCGATCTGGCGCGACGCCTTGCGGACGATCCGGCGCAGCACCGGCACGTTCTCCGCCCACGTTCGCTCGCCCTTCACGACCCGCTCGACCTCCAGGTCGTGCAGCATCACGCCCCACTGGAACAGCAGCGCGAGCAGCGTCGCGTACACCGGGTTGCCCAGGTAGTACGGATGCCACTTCTGCGCCGGGTCCATCCGGAGGATTCCGTAGCCGACGTCGCGGTCCTTGTCGACGATGTTGGTGTACGTGTGGTGGATGTAGTTGTGCGAATGCCGCCAGTTCTCCGCCGGCGCGACGGTGTCCCATTCGAACCGCTGCGAGCTCAGCTCCGGGATGCGCGTCCAGTCGTACTGGCCGTGCATCACGTTGTGGCCGATCTCCATGTTGTCGAGAATCTTCGCCGCGGACAGCGCCGCGACGCCGGCCAGCCACGCGGGCGGCAGGAAGCCGGCGAACAGCAGGCCGCGGCCGGTCACCTCCAGCGCGCGCTGGGTTTTGATGATCTTGCGGATGTACTCGAGGTCCTCCTCGCCGAGGTCGTCGACGATCCGCTGGCGCAGCGCGTCGAGCTCCCGGCCGAATTCCTCGACCTGTTCGGGGGTCAGGCGGTCCTGCAAACCGGTCATGCTGCATACCTCCGGTGGTCAGGCGTCGATTTCGACGTCCCCGACGGGGACGCTGACGCAGAGCTGGATTTCTTCGTTCTCCTCGCCGGAGACCTCGCCGGTGCGGGCGTTGCGGACGCGTCCGGCGGTTTTGAGCTGCGTGCACGAGAAGCAGATGCCCATCCGGCACCCGTGCTCCGGCGTCAGGCCCGCGTCCTCGGCCTGTTCGAGCAGCGGCTTGCCGGAGTTGTCGCACTCCTTGCCACTGCGGGCGAAGCGCACCCGGCCCTCGGCGGCCTCCTCGGCGAAGGTCAACGGTGCCGCGGTGAACTCTTCGGTGTGCAGTCGTTCACTCAACCCTTCGTTTTCGAAGAGTTCGCGGGCGGCGGCCATCAGCGGAGCCGGACCGCAGAGGAACGTCTCCGCCTCGCGGAACCACGGCGCGGCCTTCTCCAGGTGCTCGACGGAGAACAGGCCGTGCAGGTCGCCGCCGCGGCGGGCGTGGGTGTGGGCGTGGACCACTCGGAAACCCGGGTGCCGGGCGGCGAGTTCGGCGAGTTCCTCCCGGTAGAGCGCGTCCGCGGGGGTGTTCGAGTAGTGCAGGAACACGATCTCGCCGGGGTGTCCCTCGGCGACGAGCGTCCGGGCCATCGCGAGCACCGGCGTGATCCCGCTGCCGCCGCTCATCAGCACGATCCGGTCCGGGCGCGGCGACGGCAGGGTGAATTCGCCGTCCGCCGGCGAAAGCCCGACCACCGCGCCGACAGCGGTGTCCTGCAGATGCCGCGAGACCAGGCCCTTCGGGTCGGCTTTCACGGTGAATTCCAGGTCGCCGCTGCCCTGCGCGCCGCACGGCGAGTAGCAGCGGGTCCGGCGCACGCCGTCGATCTCCACCTGCATCCGCACGTACTGGCCGGCGCGGAAGCCCTGCCACGCCCGGCTCGGACGCACCGTGAAGGTGACGGTGTCCGGCGTCTGATGCCGCACGGCGGTGACGCGGCCGCGGATCTCGCGCCGCACCAGCATCGGGTCGACCAGTTCGAGGTACCGGTCCGCGCCGTGCGGGGTGAGCAGCGCCTCGGCGAGCGAGACGAGCCCGCGCACGCGGCGCGGGAGCAGTGCGGTCATCACCCCTCCAGAAGTTGAGTGCACAGTCGTACACTGACTAGTGTGGGGGCAAGGCCGGGGGGCCTGTCAACGCGGAAGCGAGGTGATGTGACGTGGGCCATGCGGCGATCGCCAGTACGCTGCTCGACGTGTCCGCAGCCGAGGAGCCGGCCGGCCCGGTGAGCCGGCAGGAGCGCAAACAGCGCACCCGTCAGGCGCTGCTCGACGCGGCGCTCGACCTGCTCGCCGACCGGAGTTTCGCCAGCCTTTCGCTGCGCGAGGTCGCGAAGGGCGCGGGCATCGTGCCGACGGCGTTCTACCGGCATTTCTCCTCGATGGAGGAACTGGGCGTCGCGCTGGTCGAGGAGACCACGCGCACGCTGCGCGGCCTGCTTCGCGGCGCGCGCACCGAGCAGAGCGGCTACGGCGGGATGATCCGGGCTTCGGTGCACACGCTGCACCGGCACGTCCGCGAGCACGAGGACCACTTCCGGTTCGTCACGCGCGAGCGCTACTCCGGGCCCGGCGCGGTGTCCCGGGCGATCGCGGTCGAGATGCGGATGTTCTCCAGCGACCTGGCGCTGGACCTGGCGCGCTTCGACCCGCTGCGCACCTGGCCCACCGAGGACCTGCACGTGCTGGCCGACCTCATCGTCACCGCGATGCTCGGCACGGTCGCCGAACTGCTCGACATCCGTCCCGGCGACACCGCCGCCGACGAGCGCACGTTGGTCGCGGCGGAAAAAACGGCTCCGGATGATTCTGCTCGGGGTGCCGCACTGGCAGCCTTAGCGACATGGCCTATCTGCACCTGACCGCGA
The nucleotide sequence above comes from Amycolatopsis sp. AA4. Encoded proteins:
- a CDS encoding acyl-CoA desaturase, coding for MTGLQDRLTPEQVEEFGRELDALRQRIVDDLGEEDLEYIRKIIKTQRALEVTGRGLLFAGFLPPAWLAGVAALSAAKILDNMEIGHNVMHGQYDWTRIPELSSQRFEWDTVAPAENWRHSHNYIHHTYTNIVDKDRDVGYGILRMDPAQKWHPYYLGNPVYATLLALLFQWGVMLHDLEVERVVKGERTWAENVPVLRRIVRKASRQIGKDYVLFPLLTGPLAPLTFLGNASANLVRNLWAFSIIFCGHFPADVESFTEEETENESRGQWYLRQILGSANITGGPLFHILSGNLSHQIEHHLFPDLPARRYPQIADEVREICERYGLPYNTGPLRKQLWSVAKKIVRLALPGKPAPTATVDPERQLRAA
- a CDS encoding bifunctional lysylphosphatidylglycerol flippase/synthetase MprF, yielding MTIAQGGTGLTAGEARGRLAVVWNRLPFTTTVVLAILIVGVATGSLWHAAEHQHAFHYYAYGLPSLEHGRWWTLFTGPFYALRPWFYLPMAGSFALMAGFAEWHLGTRRAMAVTIGGQLVSTVVAVQFLELSRNSGWAWADRIAGTLDVGFSGGALAAIAITSATLRTPWRLRLRAGLCVYAGVAIVYVGTLADLVHFFALVLALPLGRRLAGPAARNANKPSLREWRLLASAGLVLLVVAEVVMWLVPGDGPFGSSDSISLSGNELLPLCIVAVPILNGLRRGSRFAWRCAIALCVLAASQMAVLAGLVAITQLIREDYDLSSPPLFIVDNLLWTVELVLLISARRAFRVPSRRRRRKLFRGGPDPAFARLLLGRNGGSTISWMTTWPQNTYFVASDGASYLAYQRHAGVAVALGDPVAPDGTSDRTLREFAAMCENTGLVPCVFSATAGTVAQTKELGWQHVQVAEDTLVDLENLEFRGKAWQDVRTALNRAKKDGIEFRLVRLAEQPWSIREQVRALSEEWICDKGLPEMGFTLGGVDQAMDPATRVGLAVDADGTVHGVTSWLPVHTGAGEVGGWTLDVMRRRAGGFRPVMEFLIASTCLAFREEGAKFVSLSGAPLVRSNDSTPRQMVDRMLDALGSMMEPYYGFRSLHAFKAKFQPRHEPLYLAYRDEADLPRIGIALSRAYLPNAGLMDFAKLALRRQRVVGGGVVVDRSAAGTAR
- a CDS encoding YjbQ family protein; translated protein: MYSTEIEVHTGDAAVVHNLTREAEKFLRDADATDGLLHVWVPHATAGLAVLETGAGSDDDLLAALDDLLPRDHRWRHQHGTGGHGRDHVLPAFLPPYATVPVLGGVLLLGTWQSVCLVDTNVDNPVRRVRFSYLTG
- a CDS encoding sensor domain-containing protein: MTPRTLWPPTPRQALSETAWLATTGLLPLLSLVLLLVGTALGLALTPVLFGIGLLIAVLRGARLAGSIHRRLAAKFLALALPPPPRTELKPGLWNWLTARLGDRAAWRSVAYLLLRLPFGLVAFLGAGALGFYGLASFTYPLTWLLAARRDHGLPVFNIQSPTWIGTLGWCLTGVLILTAWPAVVHQIANADRFLLRTLAADPDLRERVRFLEETRATALDEAAEQLRRIERDLHDGAQAQLVAMAMKLGLAKEELATDTVNLDQLRTLVDAAHSNAKQALTELRDLARGIHPAALDKGLSLALSTLASSADFSATVTVELSRRPPPSLETIVYFAAAELMTNASKHGAGRCTVLVEDREDTLRLTVVDHGQGGAAIIPGGGLSGIAERLRPADGELTVSSPAGGPTVVTATLPLPR
- a CDS encoding ferredoxin reductase, which codes for MTALLPRRVRGLVSLAEALLTPHGADRYLELVDPMLVRREIRGRVTAVRHQTPDTVTFTVRPSRAWQGFRAGQYVRMQVEIDGVRRTRCYSPCGAQGSGDLEFTVKADPKGLVSRHLQDTAVGAVVGLSPADGEFTLPSPRPDRIVLMSGGSGITPVLAMARTLVAEGHPGEIVFLHYSNTPADALYREELAELAARHPGFRVVHAHTHARRGGDLHGLFSVEHLEKAAPWFREAETFLCGPAPLMAAARELFENEGLSERLHTEEFTAAPLTFAEEAAEGRVRFARSGKECDNSGKPLLEQAEDAGLTPEHGCRMGICFSCTQLKTAGRVRNARTGEVSGEENEEIQLCVSVPVGDVEIDA
- a CDS encoding haloacid dehalogenase-like hydrolase, coding for MRSHRLVLWDIDHTLVDYTGLGIGWYGAALAAATGAEFRTHPDFGGRTERAITADVLALHGIEPDEETIQRMWRELIAAVERARETLPAEGRALDGAAAVLADFAGREGVVQSLITGNLPEISLHKLAALGLDEHLDLEIGGYGSLSPHRADLVPYAVKAAETKHGTKFPAESVVILGDTPHDIEAALAYGAVAIGVATGRFSAEQLTDAGAHLVLPDLADLSAVRAAVLGLP
- a CDS encoding response regulator transcription factor → MRIVIAEDSAILRQGLAELLGLRGHEVVAAVKNADDLRAAVREHRPDVSIVDIRMPPTHTDEGLRAAIDLRAERPGCAILVFSQYVETNYAKQLLAGEAGAVGYLLKDRVAEVSDFLTALERVAAGETVLDPEVVRQLFATTGHAGPLAELTPREREILGLMAQGRSNSAIAAEAFLSAGSVEKYVTSIFGKLGLPPSDGHNRRVLAVLRYLDS